The nucleotide sequence CTAAGAGGTGGGGAAGGAGACACAGGAATCTGAATTGTTTAtcctgcattttcctgctgctgtgtatCCTCACAGCAGGGATGACATTGTCCCACTGCACAGGACAATTGGCTTCAGGTTCCTTCACCAAGACTGAACTCAAACATGAGGCATTACTTTCTTCAGAGTACAACAACCTTTGTTAAACCTTTTCGTCTAAGAGTAtaactaatttaatttaaagttaGTTCTTTCAAGAATAAACTATGGGGTGTTGTCTATCAAATGTTTCAAGTACAAAACTTCCATAGAATGGTATataatctttatttaaaagaatattataAATACATTAAGTAGGCACCTGTGATggcaagaaattttttttaatgaaagcaaaataagatTTCGTTTTAGTGACTGCCATAGAATTTATATTAACAAACTACAAACCATTCTATGTCATTTTTGTTGTACTgaatgtttggaaaaaaatttacagtAGTTAGtacctaggaaaaaaaataccacaccAAAACTTTTATACAATGTCACAACTTAGTGTGCTAATGTAACTCAACCTGTAGTTAGAAATAGAAACAAACCACACCATGATAATGAATGCAAGCTCTGCAATAATATAAGCCAGCAATGTGATAGAATAATTAGAGTACTCATAAAATAAGAATGTGCATATTCAGTCATTTGCCTCCTGTTGTTTCTGCAGATCTACATCAGTCTGTGGAGTGGTAAGAGTCACTGCCTTGGAGGCCTCAGAGATGTGCACATGATCCTAAAACAGTAACGAGTTCACAATCAGCAGGGACTGTGTTTACctgagaataaataaatgtgatgAGCTGACAGCACATGTTGCTATTGCTTAAGATCCTGATCTATATACACAGGCACAGTGGCTGTATAGTACATTCAGTATCTGGTGATTATATTCTAAAAGTGAATCCATTTACAGGAAAGGCTGGTATGAGAATGTGTCCACAGTGGATTGGATTTGGAGAGATTCGATCTCAACAGTTGTTTAAGACAGTAAAGCAGAGCTGCCATTAATTTCAAAAGCACTGTGTTGAAATATCAGATATACTTGGCCAGATGCACAGAAGTTCTGAAGAAATGTGTTAATTTGGGTATGCAGATGATGGCTATTGCTTTGTCTTTAGTGAATGTGAACAGGCTCATTTGGAGAATGTTTTGATATTTGTTactctgcttccttttctgGCTTGGCTTCTGCTTCCACTTCTACCTCTTCAAATTCCTCTACGTCTGCAGTGGCATCCTGGTACTGTTGGTACTCGGACACGAGGTCATTGGTGTTACCTTCTGCTTCAGAAAACTCCATTTCATCCATGCCTTCCCCCGTGTACCAGTGGAGAAAGGCTTTCCTCCTGAACATGGCCGAGAACTGTTCGGACACCCTGATGAAGAGCTCCTGGATGGCCGTGTTATTGCCAATAAACGTGGCTGCCATCTTCAGCCCTCGCGGTGGGATGTCACACACGGCCACTTTGACATTGTTAGGGATCCACTCCACAAAGTAGGAGCTGTTCTTGGTCtggacagacagcagctgcTCGTCCACTTCCCTGGTGGACATCCTGCCCCTGAAGATGCAGGCGACGGTGAGGTAGCGCCCGCGGCGGGGGTCGCAGGCTGCCATCATGTTCCGGGCGTCGAACATCTGCTGGGTGAGCTCTGGCACCGTCAGGGCCCGGTACTGCTGGCTGCCCCGAGCTGTCAGCGGGGCAAAGCCGGGCATGAAGAAGTGCAGGCGAGGAAAGGGCACCATGTTCACCGCCAGCTTCCGTAGATCCGCGTTCAGCTGGCCGGGGAAACGCAGCGAGGTGGTGACGCCGCTCATGGTGAGGGACACCAAGTGGTTGAGGTCCCCATAGGTGGGATTGGTGAGCTTTAATGTCCTGAAGCATATATCATACAGAGCTTCATTGTCAATGCAAAAGGTTTCATCCGTGTTCTCTATCAGCTGGTGGATGGAGAGGATGGCGTTGTACGGCTCCACCACTGTGTCGGACACCTTGGGGGAGGGCACAACACTGAAGGTGTTCATGATCCTGTCAGGATATTCCTCTCTGATCTTGTTGATGAGGAGCGTCCCCATGCCTGAGCCCGTGCCACCACCAAGGGAATGGATGAGCTGGAACCCCTGAAGGCAGTCACAGCTCTCACACTCGTTCCTGACCACATCCATGACGTTTTCAATCAGTTCAGCACCTTCTGTGTAATGGCCCTTGGCCCAGTTGTTGCCAGCACCTGAATTACCTGTGAACAGAATTACAGAAAGAACAGCCACAAAGTTTACGGGAGAATTTTTGAAGGACTTCCAAGGTCCTTTAGGGACAGCTGCCTGCAGTCAGTTTGCTGGCAGTGTGCTGTGCATACCATGGATAAAGTTGTCAGGTCGAAAGAGGGGCCCAATTCTGCTGGACCGGACACTGTCCATCGTCCCAGGCTCCAGGTCCA is from Serinus canaria isolate serCan28SL12 chromosome 20, serCan2020, whole genome shotgun sequence and encodes:
- the TUBB1 gene encoding tubulin beta-1 chain translates to MREIVHLQIGQCGNQIGSKFWEVLGEEHGIDITGNYRGDSPLQLERINVYFNEAYSHKYVPRSILVDLEPGTMDSVRSSRIGPLFRPDNFIHGNSGAGNNWAKGHYTEGAELIENVMDVVRNECESCDCLQGFQLIHSLGGGTGSGMGTLLINKIREEYPDRIMNTFSVVPSPKVSDTVVEPYNAILSIHQLIENTDETFCIDNEALYDICFRTLKLTNPTYGDLNHLVSLTMSGVTTSLRFPGQLNADLRKLAVNMVPFPRLHFFMPGFAPLTARGSQQYRALTVPELTQQMFDARNMMAACDPRRGRYLTVACIFRGRMSTREVDEQLLSVQTKNSSYFVEWIPNNVKVAVCDIPPRGLKMAATFIGNNTAIQELFIRVSEQFSAMFRRKAFLHWYTGEGMDEMEFSEAEGNTNDLVSEYQQYQDATADVEEFEEVEVEAEAKPEKEAE